The sequence CCGGGATCGTTGTCGGAGCTGGACCGGAACGTTCCGAGGGGGCGGCGCAGGGGCGGCTTCGAAAGGAGCGGCACGCGATCCCGGCTCTCGCTTCGCCCGGCCGGGATGACGGCGCTCCGACACGCGGCGGCGTCCGCTCGGAAAGCCGGGCGCGTGGTCGGCCGCAATGTGGGGATAGGGTGGGAGGCTGGACAGAGACCCGATCCGGGCTCGTTGGGGCTGCTTCCTTCCGGACCTGACCCGGTTGGCGAGTGGCTCGTCCACCGCCAACCTCCCGCCGCCTATATCGGTCAGATGCGGGCACGATGCAAGGGGGCGTCGCCGCCCCTGTGCCGCGCCTAGCCCTCCCCCAGCGCCGCCAGCAACGCGTAGACCGCCTTCACCCGCTCGGCATTGGGATAGTTGCGGTTGGCGAGCAACACGATGCCGAGACGGCGCGCCGGCAGCAGGACGGCGTAGCAGCCGAAGCCGGAGGTGGAGCCGGTCTTGTTGACATAGGAGGCGGGCACCGGCGCCAGCGGCGGGTCGAGCCGGGCGATGGGCTGCGGCTTGAGCGCCATATCCAGCGCATTGCCGGCGAGCAGGCGGTCGAGCCCGACCGGCCAGGGATAGCGCTCCCAGATCATCTCCTGCACATAGTCGGCGGTCTCGAAATAGCCGGTATGGGTGCGCGCGAGGGCGCGGGCCAGTTCCTCCGGTACGCGCGCCGCGCCGAGCTGGGCGTCGAGGAAGGCGAGCATGTCGGCGGCGGTGGACTTCACGCCATAGGCTTCCGGCTCCAGCAGCGCCGGGGTCACGCGCACCGGCGCGTTCGCCTTGTTGTAGCCCATGGCGTAGCGCGCCTTCGCTCCCGCCGGCACCTCGATGAAGGCGCTCTTCAGCCCCAGCGGCGCGAAAAGCTCGCCCTCCGCCGCGCGGGCGAAGGAGGTGCCGAAGGCCCGCGCGGCGAGGAGGCCGAGCACGCCGATGCTGACATTGGAGTAGGAGCGCCGTGTCGCCGGCGGGGCGGCCGGGCGCCATTCCCTCAGCCAGCCGAGCAATGCCGCCTCGCTGCGAATGCCGTCGGGAAGCTGCAACGGCATGCCGCCGGTGGCGTGGGTGGCGAGGTCGATGGCGGTGAGCGCACCGAACGGCGTGCCCGCCACCTCCGGCAGTGCCACGCCGAGCGGGGCGGAAAGGTCCAGCCGGCCGCGTTCGGCGGCCAGCGCGGCGAGCGCCACGGTGAAGGTCTTGCTCACCGAGCCGAGCTCGAACAGCGTGTCGGCCATGACGGGGCGCCCCCGCTCGCGCGCGGTGACGCCCAGCGCGACGGTGGCGTGCCGCCCCTCGCGGGTGACGCCGAGCACGAGGCCGGGAATCCCGTTGGCTTTCATCAGCGCGCGCAGGGCCGGCCCGGCGAGGCGCTCGAGCCCGGCATCCTCCGCCGCCTGGGCGCGGGAGGGGCAAAGGGCGGCGGCGGCGACCGGCAGCAGGGCGGATGCCAGCAGCGCGCGGCGTGAAAGGCGGGTCATGGGTGGCCTCCCCGTATTTTATTAGCCGGCGAATTTATCCGTCGCGCGGATCAGGCGGTCGAGGATGCCGGGTTCGGAATAGGCATGGCCGGCGCCCTCGATCAGGTGGAACTCCGCCTCGGGCCAGGCCTTGTGCAGCTCCCACGCATAACGCGCCGGGCAGGGCATGTCGTAGCGCCCGTGCACGATGACGCCGGGAATGCCCCTGAGCCGGTGCGCGTCGTTCAGGAGCTGGCGGTCGCCGAGCCACGCATCGTGGAAGAAATAGTGGTTCTCGATGCGGGCGAAGGCGAGCGCGAAATGGCCGTCATGGAAGGCGTCGGCGGTCGCCGGCTCGGGCAGCAGGGTGATGGTCTCGCCCTCCCAGATCGACCATGCCTTCGCGGCGGCCAGCTTCTTCGCCTCGTCGGCCCCGGTGAGCAGGGCGCGATAGGCGCGCACCGGGTCGGCGCGCTCCTCGGGCGTCTCCAGCGGGGCGAGGAAGCCCTCCCATTTGTCGGGGAACATCTCCGACACGCCGAAGCGGTAGTACCAGTCGAGCTCGGAGCGGGTGACGGTGTAGACGCCGCGCAGGATCAGCTCGGACACCCGCTCGGGATGGGTCTCGGCATAGGCGAGCGCCAGCGTCGAACCCCAGGAGCCGCCGAAGACCTGCCATTTCTGGAACCCGAATGTCTCGCGCAGCCGCTCGATGTCGGCGACGAGATGCCAGGTGGTGTTGGCCTCCAGCTCCGCATGGGGGGTGGAGCGCCCGCAGCCGCGCTGGTCGAACAGGATGACGTCGTAGCGGGCGGGATCGAACAGGCGCCGCTGGTTCGGCATCAGCCCGCCGCCCGGCCCGCCATGCAGGAACACCGCCGGCTTGGCGCCCCTTGTGCCGACGCGTTCCCAATAGATGGAATGGCCGTTGCCCACATCGAGCATGCCGCTCTCGAAGGGTTCGATCGGCGGGTAGAGAGTGCGCAGTTCGCTCATGTCGGGGCCTTCGGAAGGGTTGAGTTGCCGGCGCCCGTTACCGGGTGCCGGGGCGCAGTTACGCCGACCGTGCGCCGCGCAGGCTCGGCAGCAGGAAGGCGAGCAGGCCGAAGGCCGGCAGGAAGGCGCAGACCTGATACACCGCGTCGATGCCGTGGCGGTCGGCGAAAAGCCCGAGCGCCGCCGCCGCCAGCCCGCCGAGGCCGAACACCAGCCCGTAGAAGAAGCCGCCGATCAGCCCGATGCGGTGCGGCATCAGCTCGATGGCGTAGACGAGGATGGCGGCGAAGGCGCTCGACATCACGAGGTTGATGATGACGGTCAGCACGCCCGTCCACACCAGCCCGACATGAGGCAGCATCAGCGTGAAGGGCAGGGCGCCGAGGATCGAGAACCAGATGATCTTGTTGCGCCCGATGCGGTCGCCCAGCATGCCGCCGAACAGCACGCCGGCGGCCGAGGAGACGAGGAACAGGAACAGCATCACCTGCGAGGTCTGCACCGACACGTCGAAACGCTCGATCAGGTAGAAGGTGTAGAACGAGGTGAAGCTCGCCGTGTAGGCGGTCTTCGAGCACAGCAGCACGATGAGGATGGCGAGCGGGAAGGCCACCTCGCGGAAGGGCCGGTGCGCCACCTCCGGTTCATGCGCATGCCCCGGCCGGCGGGTCGGCGTCGCGAGTGCGCGGTGGCTCGCGGTCCAGCCCAGCAGCGGCATGGCGATGAGCGCGGCGGCGCAGAACCAAGCGAGGCTCGACTGGCCGTTCGGCACGATGATGAAGGCGGCCAGCAGCGGGCCGATCGAGCCGCCGAACTGCCCGCCGACCTGGAACAGGCCCTGCGCGAAGCCGTGGCGCCCGCCCGAGGCGCGGCGCGCCATGCGCGTCGCCTCGGGGTGGAAGATCGAGGAGCCGATGCCCACGCACGCGGCCGCCACCAGCAGCAGCGGGTAGGAGCCCGCATAGGCCAGCCCGACCAGCCCGACGAGGGTGAAGCCCATGCCCGCCACGGTGGAATAGGGCAGCGGGTAGCGGTCGGTATACATGCCGATCAGCGGCTGAAGCAGCGAGGCCGATATCTGGAAGGCCAGCGTGATGATGCCGATCTGGCCGAAATCGAGCGCGTAGGAGGCCTTGATGATCGGGTAGATCGCCGGGATCAGCGACTGGATCATGTCGTTGAGGAAATGCGCCGCGCTGAGCGCGACCAGCACCGGCATGGCGGTACGGCGCACGGCATCGGCCGGGATATTCAGGCTCATGGCGGGTCACTTCACCTACGCGGCGCCGGGGGGAACGCCTCGTCCATCACTAGGACAAGGCGCGGCCGGCGACAATTGCCGAGGGCGGGAGCCTGCCCCGCCCGCCGGCGATGGCGGGAGCGGGCGGCCGGCGCTATAGCTTGGCCGCGCCCGCAGTTCGGCCGGGCACCGGAGCCGCTGGCGGCGATGAGCGACACAGCCTTTTCTCTCGATCCGCGCCTCGAGGCCGACACCTTCCCGGTGATCGACCTCGCGCTTGCCAGCGTGCGGCTGATGGACGATGCCCGCTTTCCCTGGGCCATCCTGGTGCCGCGCCGGCCGGGGCTTTCCGAGCTGATCGAGCTGGAGGGCTCCTCGCGCGCGACGCTCACCGCCGAGATCGACCATGTGAGCCGGGCGCTGAAGGCGCTGACGAACTGCGACAAGCTGAACGTCGCCGCGCTCGGCAATCAGGTGCGCCAGCTCCACATCCATGTCATCGCCCGCTTTACCGGCGATCCGGCCTGGCCGGGGCCGGTCTGGGGCGTGGGCGAGCGCCGGACCTATGCGGCGCCGCAGGCGATGCTGACGGTGGCGCGGCTGCGCAGCGCACTGGAAGCCGCCTGATGGCGACGCACACGCTGGGGGAGTGGCCCCATCTCGGCTATGTCGGCTCGCGGCTGGACCGGGCGAGCCTGCGGCGCGGCGAGGCGGAGGCGATGCTCGCCGATCCGCACGCCCGCGCCTGCCTCGTCGCCGGCGACAGCCTCGTGCTGAAGCGCCGGCCCGGCATGGGCGAAGGCAAGGGCGCGTTCGAGGCGCTGTTCCCGCTGGGCGAGGCCGTCGCGCTCGGCGGGCGCACGGGCGAGGCCTGCCTGCTCGGCCTCGACGGCGAGACCCCGCATTTCGTGCTGCCGCTGCACGCCGCCGCGCTCGCGGTGCTGGCCGAGCGCGAGGACCTGTTCGTCACCGATCTGCGCTCCATCGCCGTGCAGGAGCTGGTGAGCGCGGACGAGATCGGCCAGCTCGCCACCGCCAAGGCGATGATCGCCTGGCATGCGCGGCGCAGCTTCTGCTCCAATTGCGGGGAACGGCTGGTGGTCGGCGAGGCCGGCTGGCGGCGCGAATGCCCGCATTGCGGCTCGCAGCATTTCCCGCGCACCGATCCGGTCGTCATCATGCTGACGGTGGACGGCGACGAGTGCCTTCTGGGGCGTTCGGCCCGCTTCGCGCCGGGCATGTGGTCGTGCCTCGCCGGCTTCGTCGAGCCGGGCGAGACCTTCGAACAGGCGGTGCGGCGCGAGACCATGGAGGAGACCGGCGTCGCCACCGGCGCGGTGCGCTACCTCGCCTCCCAGCCCTGGCCGTTCCCGATGTCGGTGATGATCGGCTTTCACGCGCAGGGCGCCTCGCGCGCCATCACCGTCGACCCGAACGAGATCGAGGCGGCGCGCTGGTTCCACCGCGACGAGGTGCGCCTGCTGCTCGACCGTACCCACCCGGACGGACTGATCGCGCCCCCGCCCATGGCGATCGCGCATCATCTGATCCGCGCCTTCGTGGAAGGGCGCGACCCGCCGGCGGGGTGAGGGGGCGCCGCGCGATCTAAAGAAGCCGTCATCCCGGCCGGAGTGAAGCGATTGGCCTTTGGCGGCCGAAATACGGCCGCTATGGGTTAGTCATATCCCAACCGCATTTCGGCCTTGAGGTTAGCGTTGCGGCGACCTGGCGGTATCGAAATTTTCAACGACGGCCCATCGTCCGCCAACTAGAACACCTAGCTAGAAGCTGCTGCCATCAGGATCTGCACGATTGCCATCAAAAGACCGGCGATTCCCGTTACCCCGGCGAGCGTAGGGGAGCGCAAGAGACGCATGATTTCAGGCCAGAGCGGGTCTGGAGTTTCGATAAGTTTTTCAGCAGATTCTATTAATGCCATAGCGTTAGCTGTATGAGCGTTTGACAGCTTGGCTGATTCGATGACTAATCGAATCTCTCTGAGAATTCGACGAATCTCAGATTTTTGATATTCAGATAAATTAAAGCGACCGGTCCATGCCGCGCTGTCTGCACGGACAGGAATATCACCCCGCTGTACGGCGTCGAACCCGGCTGCAGTAATTTGAAATAATCGACCACCGGACATTTGATATGCTTGGCGGGTGATTATGAGTCCGGATGACTCGAGATCATCCGTAAGTGTCAATATATATTGATTATTATTTTCTAATCCTGTATATTTTTTTATTGTTGGAATAGTACAATATCTTTTATCTCCAGAATTAAGACGTATATATAGATAATTAAGAATTTTAATTTGATCGTCTTTGGCGCTCATATATTTTTCCTCTCAATAGATTATTGTTATATCATGGCGCGTCACGAGCTTTGAATCATCTTGCATGGGATCGCTGCGCGATCCTCGACTGATCCAGCGCGTCAACTGGGGCTGCCGTTAGCCAGTCGCCGTCAGGCTAGGTGATGAGTTTGGCGGGGGCCGCCCAGCCTCAGTCCCGCGTCCACGGCCGGAAATGCTTGGAGAGCTTCAGTCCCTGCGCCTGATAGTTCGAGCCGAGCCCCTCGCCATAGAGGGTGCGCGGGCGCTCCAGCATGCGCTCATAGACCAGCCGGCCGACGATCTGGCCGTCCTCCAGGATGAACGGCACCTCGCGCGAGCGCACCTCCAGCACGGCACGGGCGCCGTGATGCGGGCTGGCATGGCCGCCGGCGGCCGCGTGGCCGAAGCCGGGGTCGAAGAAGCCGGCGTAATGCACGCGGAACTCGCCCACCAGCGGATCGAACGGCACCATCTCCGCCGCGTGTCCGGGCGGCACGTGCACGGCTTCCTTGGAGGCGAGGATGTAGAAGGCGTCGGGGTCCAGCACCAGCTCGCGCCGGCCGCGGGTGAACAGCGGCTCCCAATAGTCCTCGACGTCGCAGGCGGCGCGGCGGTCGACGTCGATCAGGCCGGTATGGTGCTTGGCGCGGAAACCAAGCAGGCCGCCGAAGCCGGCGCCCGACAGGTCGACGCTCACCGCGATGCCGCCGCCGGTGGTGTCCGGCGTCGCGCTGTCGACCAGCGTCTCCGCGAGATTGAGCGCGCCCAGCGCCTCCTCGTCCAGCCGGGCGTCGCCGCGCCGGAAGCGGATCTGCGACAGCCGCGAGCCGCGCCGCACCAGGATCGGGAAGGTGCGCGGGCTGATTTCGAGATAGAGCTTCCCCTCATAGCCGGCGGGCACGATGTCGAAGGCGCGCGCGCGGTCGGCGATGACGCGGGTGAACACGTCCAGCCGGCCGGTGGAGCTCTTGGGGTTGGCCGAAGCGGCGATGTCGGAGGGCAGGGCCAGCGCCTCCTCCAGCTCGACCAGATAGACGCAGCCGGTTTCCAGCACCTCGCCGGAGGTGAGGTCGAGCGTGTGCAGGGCGAGGCGCGCGAGGCGGTCCGCCACGCTCTCGCCGGGGCCGGGCAAGAAGCTGGCGCGGATGCGCCAGGCGGTCGGCCCCAGCCGCAGGTCGAGGCTGGCGGGCTGCACCTGATCGGCATCGAAGGGGCGGGCGGCGGTGATCGCGCCGCGCCCCGCCAGCGCCTCGATGGCATGGCCCGGCAGGATGCCCTCGCCCATCAGACCTGAATCCGCCACGCCCGTCGCTCCGCTGCCGAAAAGGATCGCCTTGAGTTGAGCCAAGGCCCCGTTCGCTTTACCGGACGCGCCCCTTGACGCCAAGTCCGGTGCGGGAGTAAGCGAAGCTTTCGAACGTGGTCATTTGAGCCGGCCGGCTTGCCGCCACGCTAAACAAGGTTGCTAAAAAGGTCGGGGCCGCGCAGCGCATGCGCGTGGGCGTTCCCGGTCTGTGCAGGATACCGGAGCCGCCCGATGAGCCAGAACGACAAGCTTTCCCCCGCCGAGATCGCCCAGCTTCGGCCCGACACCCGTCTCGTGCAGGGCGGGATCCTGCGCTCGCCCTTCGGCGAGACCTCCGAGGCGCTGTTCCTCACCCAGGGCTATGTCTACGACACCGCCGAGCAGGCCGAGGCCCGCTTCAAGGGCGAGGATCCCGG comes from Ancylobacter sp. TS-1 and encodes:
- a CDS encoding HIT domain-containing protein; translated protein: MSDTAFSLDPRLEADTFPVIDLALASVRLMDDARFPWAILVPRRPGLSELIELEGSSRATLTAEIDHVSRALKALTNCDKLNVAALGNQVRQLHIHVIARFTGDPAWPGPVWGVGERRTYAAPQAMLTVARLRSALEAA
- a CDS encoding 2'-deoxycytidine 5'-triphosphate deaminase, encoding MGEGILPGHAIEALAGRGAITAARPFDADQVQPASLDLRLGPTAWRIRASFLPGPGESVADRLARLALHTLDLTSGEVLETGCVYLVELEEALALPSDIAASANPKSSTGRLDVFTRVIADRARAFDIVPAGYEGKLYLEISPRTFPILVRRGSRLSQIRFRRGDARLDEEALGALNLAETLVDSATPDTTGGGIAVSVDLSGAGFGGLLGFRAKHHTGLIDVDRRAACDVEDYWEPLFTRGRRELVLDPDAFYILASKEAVHVPPGHAAEMVPFDPLVGEFRVHYAGFFDPGFGHAAAGGHASPHHGARAVLEVRSREVPFILEDGQIVGRLVYERMLERPRTLYGEGLGSNYQAQGLKLSKHFRPWTRD
- the ampC gene encoding class C beta-lactamase, with protein sequence MTRLSRRALLASALLPVAAAALCPSRAQAAEDAGLERLAGPALRALMKANGIPGLVLGVTREGRHATVALGVTARERGRPVMADTLFELGSVSKTFTVALAALAAERGRLDLSAPLGVALPEVAGTPFGALTAIDLATHATGGMPLQLPDGIRSEAALLGWLREWRPAAPPATRRSYSNVSIGVLGLLAARAFGTSFARAAEGELFAPLGLKSAFIEVPAGAKARYAMGYNKANAPVRVTPALLEPEAYGVKSTAADMLAFLDAQLGAARVPEELARALARTHTGYFETADYVQEMIWERYPWPVGLDRLLAGNALDMALKPQPIARLDPPLAPVPASYVNKTGSTSGFGCYAVLLPARRLGIVLLANRNYPNAERVKAVYALLAALGEG
- the nudC gene encoding NAD(+) diphosphatase translates to MATHTLGEWPHLGYVGSRLDRASLRRGEAEAMLADPHARACLVAGDSLVLKRRPGMGEGKGAFEALFPLGEAVALGGRTGEACLLGLDGETPHFVLPLHAAALAVLAEREDLFVTDLRSIAVQELVSADEIGQLATAKAMIAWHARRSFCSNCGERLVVGEAGWRRECPHCGSQHFPRTDPVVIMLTVDGDECLLGRSARFAPGMWSCLAGFVEPGETFEQAVRRETMEETGVATGAVRYLASQPWPFPMSVMIGFHAQGASRAITVDPNEIEAARWFHRDEVRLLLDRTHPDGLIAPPPMAIAHHLIRAFVEGRDPPAG
- the pip gene encoding prolyl aminopeptidase, whose product is MSELRTLYPPIEPFESGMLDVGNGHSIYWERVGTRGAKPAVFLHGGPGGGLMPNQRRLFDPARYDVILFDQRGCGRSTPHAELEANTTWHLVADIERLRETFGFQKWQVFGGSWGSTLALAYAETHPERVSELILRGVYTVTRSELDWYYRFGVSEMFPDKWEGFLAPLETPEERADPVRAYRALLTGADEAKKLAAAKAWSIWEGETITLLPEPATADAFHDGHFALAFARIENHYFFHDAWLGDRQLLNDAHRLRGIPGVIVHGRYDMPCPARYAWELHKAWPEAEFHLIEGAGHAYSEPGILDRLIRATDKFAG
- a CDS encoding MFS transporter, with the protein product MSLNIPADAVRRTAMPVLVALSAAHFLNDMIQSLIPAIYPIIKASYALDFGQIGIITLAFQISASLLQPLIGMYTDRYPLPYSTVAGMGFTLVGLVGLAYAGSYPLLLVAAACVGIGSSIFHPEATRMARRASGGRHGFAQGLFQVGGQFGGSIGPLLAAFIIVPNGQSSLAWFCAAALIAMPLLGWTASHRALATPTRRPGHAHEPEVAHRPFREVAFPLAILIVLLCSKTAYTASFTSFYTFYLIERFDVSVQTSQVMLFLFLVSSAAGVLFGGMLGDRIGRNKIIWFSILGALPFTLMLPHVGLVWTGVLTVIINLVMSSAFAAILVYAIELMPHRIGLIGGFFYGLVFGLGGLAAAALGLFADRHGIDAVYQVCAFLPAFGLLAFLLPSLRGARSA